From one Deinococcus sp. JMULE3 genomic stretch:
- a CDS encoding diguanylate cyclase — translation MISAVFPDLFVNLCVLVTLSFVLSLTYRDWPPPPGRALRWGRLLFTAGMSAALFLLATPHAGGRVSLTLVPVVLMTLRHGWRGLYVGVPATLLAGLDGAWAFASAALSLLCVTACTVRARHLLDLSDVSGSLQRHGWVALVLFLPASLPQPGGLEDWARVYPLAVLMNAVGFLSTATMLTSRVALIQSTTRYRTEAHHDALTGLANRRQFELDLPFTQVGDALLLFDLDHFKRVNDEFGHPVGDEVLRVVAQALAAELRGRDRAYRYGGEEFAVILRRVPPAELERVARRMARVVSSLEPVEVAGVRGPRVTVSVGGAPFGLWSRTRTLWDADEALYQVKSAGRDGVRIAGGGARREVEYQV, via the coding sequence TTGATCTCTGCGGTGTTCCCTGATCTCTTCGTGAACCTGTGCGTCCTGGTGACGCTGTCGTTCGTGCTGAGCCTCACGTACCGGGACTGGCCGCCCCCGCCGGGGCGCGCCCTGCGCTGGGGGCGCCTGCTGTTCACGGCGGGCATGTCGGCGGCGCTGTTCCTGCTCGCCACGCCGCATGCGGGTGGGCGGGTCAGTCTGACGCTGGTGCCGGTGGTGTTGATGACCCTGCGGCACGGCTGGCGTGGACTGTACGTGGGTGTCCCCGCGACGCTGCTGGCCGGACTGGACGGTGCGTGGGCGTTCGCCAGTGCGGCGCTGTCCCTGCTGTGCGTGACGGCGTGCACGGTCCGGGCGCGGCACCTGCTGGATCTCAGTGACGTGAGCGGTTCCCTGCAGCGGCACGGGTGGGTGGCGCTGGTGCTGTTCCTGCCTGCGAGCCTGCCGCAACCGGGCGGGCTGGAGGACTGGGCGCGGGTGTATCCGCTGGCGGTCCTGATGAACGCCGTGGGGTTCCTGAGTACCGCGACGATGCTCACGTCGCGTGTCGCGTTGATTCAGAGTACGACCCGTTACCGGACTGAGGCGCATCACGACGCGCTGACGGGACTGGCGAACCGGCGGCAGTTCGAACTGGACTTGCCGTTTACGCAGGTGGGGGACGCGCTGCTGCTGTTCGACCTGGATCACTTCAAGCGGGTGAACGACGAGTTCGGGCACCCGGTCGGGGATGAGGTGCTGCGGGTGGTGGCTCAGGCGCTGGCGGCGGAGTTGCGTGGTCGGGACCGGGCGTACCGGTACGGGGGGGAGGAGTTCGCGGTGATTCTGCGCCGCGTGCCGCCTGCGGAGCTGGAGCGGGTGGCGCGGCGTATGGCGCGGGTGGTGTCGTCGCTGGAGCCGGTGGAGGTGGCGGGCGTGAGGGGCCCGCGGGTGACGGTGTCGGTGGGTGGGGCGCCGTTCGGGTTGTGGTCGCGCACGCGGACGCTGTGGGACGCGGATGAGGCGCTGTATCAGGTGAAGAGTGCCGGGCGGGATGGTGTGCGGATCGCGGGTGGGGGGGCGCGGCGGGAGGTGGAGTATCAGGTGTGA
- the trxA gene encoding thioredoxin has protein sequence MCARCGAALPWLISGTDATFAGDVQAAVPVLVDFWAPWCGPCRVIGPILEDLARERAGKLKVVKVNVDEHPRAPGDHAVQGIPTLLLFRGGKLAGRQVGAVPKATLAAWIDAN, from the coding sequence ATGTGCGCCCGCTGCGGCGCCGCGCTGCCCTGGCTGATCAGCGGCACCGACGCCACCTTCGCGGGGGACGTGCAGGCGGCCGTGCCGGTCCTCGTGGATTTCTGGGCGCCCTGGTGCGGTCCGTGCCGCGTGATCGGCCCCATCCTGGAGGACCTCGCCCGTGAACGCGCCGGGAAGCTGAAGGTCGTGAAGGTGAATGTGGACGAGCATCCGCGCGCGCCGGGCGATCACGCCGTGCAGGGCATTCCCACCCTGCTGCTGTTCAGGGGCGGGAAGCTGGCAGGGCGGCAGGTGGGCGCCGTGCCGAAGGCGACGCTGGCGGCCTGGATCGATGCGAACTGA
- a CDS encoding DUF305 domain-containing protein — protein MKRMTLLLAAALSISPALAQTGHSGHAMPGMTAPQGPDLNALSGQAFDRAYLSMMIAHHQGALDMARAAQPRLKDRQVKAWAAAVVKDQTREITLMTGWLKGLGSVDPAARSHMQGMMAGMVAPLKSAADADRAFVQGMLPHHQGALEMAGVALARSGDARVLKLSRDIVRAQADEMYAFRLWLRR, from the coding sequence ATGAAACGGATGACCCTCCTGCTGGCCGCCGCCCTGTCCATCTCTCCTGCGCTGGCGCAGACTGGTCACTCCGGTCACGCCATGCCCGGCATGACCGCCCCACAGGGCCCGGACCTGAACGCACTGAGCGGCCAGGCGTTCGACCGGGCGTACCTGAGCATGATGATCGCGCACCACCAGGGGGCGCTGGACATGGCCCGCGCCGCGCAGCCGCGCCTGAAGGACAGGCAGGTGAAGGCCTGGGCGGCGGCGGTCGTGAAGGATCAGACGCGCGAGATCACCCTGATGACCGGCTGGCTGAAGGGCCTGGGCAGCGTGGACCCTGCGGCGCGCTCGCACATGCAGGGCATGATGGCGGGCATGGTCGCCCCGTTGAAGTCGGCGGCAGACGCCGACCGGGCGTTCGTGCAGGGCATGCTGCCGCACCACCAGGGGGCGCTGGAGATGGCGGGTGTGGCGCTGGCGCGCAGCGGCGACGCGCGGGTGCTGAAGCTCTCGCGGGACATCGTGCGGGCCCAGGCGGACGAGATGTACGCGTTCCGGCTGTGGCTGCGGCGCTGA
- a CDS encoding response regulator has product MARVLIVDDDPAILEILGAYLRADGHDVREATTGVQARALLPEVDLAVLDWMLPGVSGLDVAREQRRAHPDFPLILLSARGEEEDRLRGLDVGADDYVTKPFSPREVAARVRALLRRSGVRDVVGGAGLSVNARTREVTLDGAPLTLTRLEFELLLTLAGHPGMVWTRERLLDRVWGADDPVVERVVDVHLAGLRRKLGEDAARPRFIETVRGVGYRFRDGA; this is encoded by the coding sequence ATGGCGCGCGTCCTGATCGTGGATGACGACCCGGCGATCCTGGAGATCCTGGGCGCGTACCTGCGGGCCGACGGGCACGACGTGCGCGAGGCCACGACCGGCGTTCAGGCGCGGGCGCTGCTGCCGGAGGTGGACCTCGCGGTGCTGGACTGGATGCTGCCGGGCGTGAGCGGGCTGGACGTGGCGCGCGAGCAGCGCCGCGCGCACCCGGACTTCCCGCTGATCCTGCTCAGCGCGCGCGGCGAGGAGGAGGACCGCCTGCGGGGCCTGGACGTCGGCGCGGACGATTACGTCACCAAGCCGTTCTCGCCGCGTGAGGTCGCCGCGCGCGTGCGGGCGCTGCTGCGGCGCAGTGGCGTGCGGGACGTGGTGGGCGGCGCGGGCCTGAGCGTGAACGCCCGCACGCGGGAGGTGACGCTCGACGGCGCGCCCCTGACCCTGACGCGACTGGAATTCGAGCTGCTGCTGACCCTGGCCGGTCACCCCGGCATGGTCTGGACGCGGGAGCGGTTGCTGGACCGGGTGTGGGGCGCGGACGACCCGGTCGTGGAGCGGGTGGTGGACGTTCACCTGGCGGGCCTGCGGCGCAAGCTGGGTGAGGACGCCGCCCGCCCGCGCTTCATCGAGACGGTGCGCGGCGTCGGGTACCGGTTCCGGGACGGCGCGTGA
- a CDS encoding HAMP domain-containing sensor histidine kinase, protein MKLFPRLLLAHLLAVLVALGALLLVAELTLPGVYQHHVDQMVRAMGEPGRALRPDLEAGMRGALTGALLLALPFAALAAALSALLTSRRVVRSVALLGQGSRDLTGGAYARRLPEGGRDELADLARNFNRLAAALERVEQDRVTLIGEVGHELRTPLAALRGYSEALSDGVLPPAQVAPAIAREVRVLERLAQDLSLVSRAEAGHVDLRPEAVPVQALLDAARERFADVYAARGVTLRVGGSGAWVQADPERAGQVLANLLHNAARHTPPGGTVTLEAAPAGGAVALTVRDTGGGIAPAHLERIFERFYRVDEARTRGEAGGVGSGVGLTVARALARRMDGDLRAESGAGGSMFTFTLPVAPVGGARPDTLD, encoded by the coding sequence GTGAAGCTGTTCCCCCGGCTGCTGCTGGCGCACCTGCTCGCCGTGCTGGTGGCGCTGGGCGCGCTGCTGCTCGTGGCGGAACTCACGCTGCCGGGCGTGTACCAGCATCACGTGGATCAGATGGTGCGGGCCATGGGCGAGCCGGGCCGGGCGCTGCGGCCGGATCTGGAGGCCGGGATGCGCGGGGCGCTGACGGGCGCGCTGCTGCTGGCCCTGCCGTTCGCGGCGCTCGCGGCGGCGCTGTCGGCGCTGCTCACGTCCCGGCGGGTGGTGCGGTCCGTGGCGCTGCTGGGCCAGGGCAGCCGCGACCTGACGGGCGGGGCGTACGCGCGGCGGCTGCCGGAGGGCGGGCGGGATGAACTGGCGGATCTGGCGCGGAACTTCAACCGGCTGGCGGCGGCCCTGGAGCGGGTCGAGCAGGACCGCGTGACGCTCATCGGCGAGGTCGGGCACGAACTGCGCACGCCGCTGGCGGCCCTGCGCGGGTACAGCGAGGCGCTCAGTGACGGGGTGCTGCCCCCGGCGCAGGTGGCCCCGGCGATCGCGCGTGAGGTGCGCGTGCTCGAGCGGCTGGCGCAGGACCTGAGTCTGGTGTCGCGCGCCGAGGCGGGCCACGTGGACCTGCGCCCCGAGGCGGTGCCCGTGCAGGCGCTGCTGGACGCGGCGCGCGAGCGCTTCGCGGACGTGTACGCCGCGCGCGGGGTGACGCTGCGGGTGGGTGGGTCCGGCGCGTGGGTGCAGGCCGATCCGGAGCGGGCCGGGCAGGTGCTGGCGAACCTGCTGCACAACGCCGCGCGGCACACCCCGCCGGGCGGGACGGTCACACTGGAGGCGGCCCCGGCGGGCGGGGCGGTGGCCCTGACGGTCCGCGACACGGGCGGCGGGATCGCCCCGGCGCACCTGGAACGGATCTTCGAGCGCTTCTACCGCGTGGACGAGGCCCGCACGCGAGGCGAGGCAGGCGGCGTGGGCAGCGGCGTGGGCCTGACGGTCGCGCGGGCGCTGGCGCGGCGCATGGACGGCGACCTGCGGGCCGAGTCCGGCGCGGGCGGCAGCATGTTCACATTCACGCTCCCGGTCGCCCCGGTGGGCGGGGCAAGACCAGACACGCTAGATTGA
- the kynU gene encoding kynureninase, whose amino-acid sequence MTLTIPDHLLALDARDPLAHKRGEFHLPRGVVYLDGNSLGALPRRVPARLAQAAQTEWGDQLIRSWTAGADAGQDWMALPDRVAAKIARLIGAAAHEVAVGDSTSVNTFKVLAAALGVAGPGRRVILTDADNFPTDLYVAQGLNALLGDTLELRRVPADDIEAHLTEDVAALLLTQVDYRTGRKLDLEAITAQARAQGIVTVWDLAHSAGAFPVDLNGAGADFAVGCGYKFLNGGPGAPAFLYAAERHHAAAPVAISGWMGHADPFEMARDFTPAPGARRFVAGTPMVLSLSALDEALDVFADVDLDALRAKSLSLTDTFIDLMEPLAARFPLTLVTPRDHARRGSQVSYRHPQAREVMADLTQAGIVGDYRTPDILRFGFTPLYHSHADVWQAARGVQAVLEARA is encoded by the coding sequence ATGACCCTGACCATTCCCGACCACCTGCTCGCCCTCGATGCCCGTGATCCCCTGGCGCACAAGCGCGGGGAGTTCCACCTGCCGCGCGGGGTGGTGTACCTCGACGGCAACAGCCTGGGCGCGCTGCCCCGCCGCGTGCCCGCGCGGCTCGCGCAGGCCGCGCAGACCGAGTGGGGCGATCAGCTCATCCGCTCGTGGACCGCCGGGGCCGACGCCGGGCAGGACTGGATGGCGCTGCCCGACCGCGTGGCGGCCAAGATCGCCCGGCTGATCGGCGCAGCGGCGCACGAGGTCGCGGTGGGCGATTCCACCAGCGTGAACACCTTCAAGGTGCTCGCCGCGGCGCTGGGCGTGGCCGGGCCGGGCCGCCGCGTGATCCTGACCGACGCGGACAACTTCCCCACCGACCTGTACGTCGCGCAGGGCCTGAACGCGCTGCTGGGCGACACGCTGGAACTGCGCCGCGTGCCCGCCGACGACATCGAAGCGCACCTGACCGAGGACGTCGCGGCGCTGCTGCTCACGCAGGTGGACTACCGCACCGGCCGGAAGCTGGACCTGGAGGCGATCACCGCGCAGGCCCGCGCGCAGGGCATCGTGACCGTGTGGGACCTCGCGCACTCCGCCGGGGCGTTCCCAGTCGATCTGAATGGCGCGGGGGCTGACTTCGCGGTGGGCTGCGGGTACAAGTTCCTGAACGGCGGCCCCGGCGCGCCCGCGTTCCTGTACGCCGCCGAACGGCACCACGCCGCGGCCCCGGTGGCGATCAGCGGCTGGATGGGACACGCCGACCCCTTCGAGATGGCCCGCGACTTCACCCCGGCCCCCGGCGCGCGCCGCTTCGTGGCGGGCACGCCGATGGTGCTGAGCCTCAGCGCGCTCGACGAGGCGCTCGACGTGTTCGCCGACGTGGACCTGGACGCGCTGCGCGCCAAGAGCCTGTCCCTGACCGACACGTTCATCGACCTGATGGAGCCGCTGGCCGCCCGCTTCCCGCTGACGCTGGTCACGCCCCGCGACCACGCGCGGCGCGGCTCGCAGGTCAGTTACCGCCACCCGCAGGCGCGTGAGGTCATGGCCGACCTGACCCAGGCGGGCATCGTCGGCGACTACCGCACGCCGGACATCCTGCGGTTCGGGTTCACGCCGCTGTACCACTCGCACGCGGACGTGTGGCAGGCCGCGCGGGGCGTGCAGGCGGTGCTGGAGGCCCGCGCGTGA
- a CDS encoding tryptophan 2,3-dioxygenase: MTAPLPDRPGAPDRDAPEQAYTDFTRSLSYGDYLQLDVLKSAHRPVTAAHDEHLFIAVHHVSEVWLDLIIRELRAAMDQLARGITDAPQKGLSRVVRAQEQLTNAWEVLKTMTPADYLQFRDAFGQASGFQSASYRMVEFLLGNRHAVLLRPHEHRPDLIGPLREAIEAPSVYDLTLRLMHARGLIVPDEVLNRDLTLPPVLNETVLEHWLTVYRHPETYWDLYELAEKLLDVEDNFRRWRFNHLTTVERTIGFKRGSGGTSGAGYLRRALETVLFPELWEVRTRL, encoded by the coding sequence GTGACCGCGCCGCTGCCAGACCGCCCCGGCGCCCCGGACCGCGACGCGCCCGAGCAGGCGTACACCGACTTCACCCGCAGCCTCAGCTACGGCGACTACCTGCAACTCGACGTGCTGAAAAGCGCGCACCGCCCGGTCACGGCCGCGCACGACGAGCACCTGTTCATCGCCGTGCATCACGTCTCGGAGGTCTGGCTGGACCTGATCATCCGCGAATTGCGCGCCGCGATGGACCAGCTCGCGCGCGGCATCACCGACGCGCCGCAGAAGGGCCTGTCGCGCGTCGTGCGTGCCCAGGAGCAGCTCACGAACGCCTGGGAGGTCCTCAAGACCATGACCCCCGCCGACTACCTGCAGTTCCGCGACGCGTTCGGGCAGGCGTCGGGCTTCCAGAGCGCGTCGTACCGCATGGTGGAGTTCCTGCTCGGGAACCGGCACGCGGTGCTGCTGCGCCCGCACGAGCACCGCCCGGACCTGATCGGGCCGCTGCGGGAGGCCATCGAGGCGCCCAGCGTGTACGACCTGACGCTGCGCCTGATGCACGCGCGCGGCCTGATCGTGCCGGACGAGGTGCTGAACCGCGACCTCACGCTGCCGCCCGTGCTGAACGAGACGGTGCTGGAACACTGGCTGACCGTCTACCGCCACCCCGAGACGTACTGGGACCTGTACGAACTCGCCGAGAAGCTGCTGGACGTCGAGGACAACTTCCGCCGCTGGCGCTTCAACCACCTGACGACCGTGGAACGCACCATCGGCTTCAAGCGCGGCTCGGGCGGCACGAGTGGCGCCGGGTATCTGCGCCGCGCGCTGGAGACCGTGCTGTTCCCGGAACTGTGGGAAGTCCGCACCCGCCTGTGA
- a CDS encoding CopD family protein — MPLLAALAFLGLSLLLGTTLARAALDVPVRLRLPALGLALLALGWAGQVAVTLGALGLGWADAPAFLTDTLTGRAVLTGLLGGTLLLAARVAGAPAALLLPGALLLVWGASGVGHGAGHALWVRGLHAAHLTAMSTWVGGVLALTVAQPLAARAAARFTPLATASVAVLAVTGLLLGAEHLPTLAEWTGTRYGQTLLLKLVLVALALGAAALVRRAFAGRDRRVRTLLAREALLLLAVLGVTGVLSTTDPHEHPPQATLRVAPDRSSG, encoded by the coding sequence GTGCCGCTGCTGGCCGCGCTGGCCTTTCTGGGCCTGAGCCTGCTGCTGGGCACCACGCTCGCCCGCGCCGCGCTGGACGTCCCGGTGCGGCTGCGCCTCCCGGCGCTGGGGCTGGCGCTGCTGGCGCTGGGCTGGGCGGGACAGGTGGCCGTGACGCTGGGTGCGCTGGGCCTGGGCTGGGCGGACGCTCCCGCGTTCCTGACCGACACGCTCACGGGTCGCGCGGTGCTGACCGGGCTGCTGGGGGGAACGCTGCTGCTCGCGGCGCGGGTGGCGGGCGCGCCTGCCGCGCTGCTGCTGCCGGGCGCGCTGCTGCTCGTGTGGGGCGCGTCCGGTGTCGGGCACGGCGCGGGGCACGCCCTGTGGGTGCGGGGGCTGCACGCCGCGCACCTGACCGCCATGAGCACCTGGGTGGGGGGCGTGCTGGCCCTGACGGTCGCGCAGCCCCTCGCGGCGCGGGCCGCGGCGCGCTTCACGCCACTGGCGACCGCGAGCGTGGCGGTCCTGGCCGTGACGGGCCTGCTGCTGGGTGCGGAGCACCTGCCCACCCTGGCCGAGTGGACCGGCACCCGCTACGGGCAGACGCTGCTGCTCAAGCTCGTACTGGTCGCGCTGGCACTGGGCGCGGCGGCACTGGTCCGGCGGGCGTTCGCCGGACGGGACCGCCGGGTGCGGACGCTGCTGGCGCGCGAGGCGCTGCTGCTGCTGGCCGTGCTGGGCGTCACGGGCGTGCTGAGCACCACCGACCCGCACGAACACCCGCCGCAGGCGACGCTCAGGGTTGCGCCTGACCGTAGTTCAGGCTGA